The genome window GGAAAACAGCGCCAAGAACTGGGCGACCGGATACGACTTTCCGGCGGTGAAGGACGGGCGCGTGGTACTGGAGACATTCCCGGACAAGGCACGCGGCATCATGCAGGCCTTCGTCATGAACCTCAGGCGCGAGCCGTTCGACGATCTGCGTGTTCGCCAGGCGCTCAATCTCGTGTTCGATTTCGAGACCGCCAACAAGACGGTCTTCTTCGACCAGTACAAGCGGATCCCTTCCTTCTTCGCCGGCACGGAGCTGGCCTCCAGCGGATTGCCGGAAGGACAGGAACTGGAAATCCTGGAAAGCGTGCGCGACCTGGTGCCCGAGCGGGTCTTTACCGAGCCCTATGAAAACGCGGTGAATGGCGACCCCGCGCGGCTGCGAGACAACATGCGCCAGGCCGTCGCGCTCCTGAAGAACGCCGGCTACGAGCTGCGCGGACGACAGATGGTCAATGTGGCTACGGGGGAGCCGTTCGAGGTCGAATTCGTCGACAACGACCCCAATTCGGAACGCTATGTCCTGCCCTATGCCCGCAATCTGGAACGCATCGGCATCAAGATGACCTTGCGGGTCGTCGATACCCCGCAATACGTCAACCGGATCCGCGAGCGCGATTTCGACATGACCACGCTCGGTTGGGCCCAGTCGCTGTCGCCCGGCAACGAGCAGCGCGACTTCTGGGGGAGCGAGGCCGCCGACCGGCCGCAGTCGCGCAATTACGCCGGCATCAAGGATCCGGGCGTGGATGCTTTGATCGAAAAGGTTATCTTCGCCGCCGACCGCGACGAACTGGTGGCGGCGACGCGGGCGCTCGACCGGGTGCTGATGGCGCATTCCTACGTGGTGCCGCAGTGGTACATCGACGTCGACCGCACCGCGCGCTGGAACCGCTTCTCGCATCCCGAGACCCTGCCCGAGTACAGCCACGGGTTTCCGTCGATCTGGTGGTGGGACGCCGAGAAGGCCGCAAAGGCCGGGAGGCAGGGATGAGCGCCGGCGCCGGTTTCCCATCGACCACGCGCCGCGGGTTGCTTGTCGGTACCGCCTCCCTTGCCGCGGTCTCGGCGTTTCCCTTCGCCGGCGCCCGCGCGCAGGCGGCGCCCGGCGCGCGCCATGGCCTGTCGGTGTTCGGCGACCTGAAGTACGGCCCGAGCTTCCAGAACTTCGACTATGTCGACCCTGCCGCACCTGCGGGTGGGCGCATGGCCTTCACCGCGCCGTCATGGGCGTACAACCAGAACCCGCAAACGTTCAACACCTTCAACACCTTCATCCTGACCGGCGATGCGCCGCCGCGCATGGAGCTGTGCTTCGACACGCTGATGGTGCGCGCGCTGGACGAGCCCGACGCGGTCTACGGGCTCGTCGCCGAAACCGTCGAGGTGTCCGGGGACGGCAATCTTTATGTCTTCGATCTCCGACGGGAGGCGCGGTTTCACGACGGGTCGCCCCTGACGGCGGAGGATGTGGCTTTCTCGCTGACGACGCTGAAGGACAAGGGCCATCCCGCGATCCGTCAGACGCTGACGGAGATGGCGGAGGCTCAGGTGCTCACGCCGCATCGCGTGGCGGTCCGTTTCACAGGACGCCAGTCGCGCAAGACGCCGCTTGCCGTGACCGGCATGCCGATCCTGTCGAAAGCCTATTATTCGCGCTACGACTTCGAGGGCACGACGCTGACCCCGCCGTTGTCGTCGGGTCCCTACAAGGTCGCGCGCCACGAGATCGGCCGCTTCATTGAGTATCAGCGCGTCGCCGATTGGTGGGCGAAGGATCTTCCCGTCTCGCGCGGGCATTTCAACTTCAAGACCCTGCGGCTCGAGTTCTACCGCAACCGCACCGCCGGCTTCGAGGCCTTCAAGAAGGGCACGACCACCTATCGCGAGGAGTTCACCTCCAAGACCTGGGCGACGGAGTACAATTTTCCCGCCGTCGAGGATGGGCGCGTGCTTCGCGAGGAAATTCCCGACGGCCGCCCCTCGGGCGGACAGGGCTGGTTCCTCAACACCCGCCGGCCGGTCTTTTCCGACGCGCGGGTACGTCAAGCGCTGGGGCTGGTGTTCGATTTCGAGTGGACCAACAAGTCGCTCTTCTTCGGCGCCTATCAGCGCACGCATTCGTTCTTCCAGAATTCGCCGATGTTCGCCGAGGGCGAGCCGTCGGCCGAGGAACTGACGCTTCTGGAACCGTTCCGCGACGA of Stappia sp. ES.058 contains these proteins:
- a CDS encoding extracellular solute-binding protein — encoded protein: MSAGAGFPSTTRRGLLVGTASLAAVSAFPFAGARAQAAPGARHGLSVFGDLKYGPSFQNFDYVDPAAPAGGRMAFTAPSWAYNQNPQTFNTFNTFILTGDAPPRMELCFDTLMVRALDEPDAVYGLVAETVEVSGDGNLYVFDLRREARFHDGSPLTAEDVAFSLTTLKDKGHPAIRQTLTEMAEAQVLTPHRVAVRFTGRQSRKTPLAVTGMPILSKAYYSRYDFEGTTLTPPLSSGPYKVARHEIGRFIEYQRVADWWAKDLPVSRGHFNFKTLRLEFYRNRTAGFEAFKKGTTTYREEFTSKTWATEYNFPAVEDGRVLREEIPDGRPSGGQGWFLNTRRPVFSDARVRQALGLVFDFEWTNKSLFFGAYQRTHSFFQNSPMFAEGEPSAEELTLLEPFRDELPEAVFGPAVLAPVSDGSGNDRTMLREADRLLREAGCRRDGTTLLTPDGAPFSFEILSNSPTFERVVLPYAKGLARLGIEASFRVVDPAQYQSRVNTYDFDVVSRRFPLSATLGEEIRQLWGSRAAETPGTTNLSGIRSPAVDALIDAALSAPSRERMIVAARALDRVLRAGYYWVPHWYKPVHTVAMWDLFARPGDPPAYDFRPELHWWVDPQKAERLGKGG
- a CDS encoding extracellular solute-binding protein, whose translation is MQKPFLRQILPATMLPLVLGLLVCALATLGPGRALAQDGPQWRHAGALTGEPAYPEGFTHFDYVNPDAPKTGTVRLSDPSGFDTLNPVLSRGNPAPGLGLMYDSLLEPALDEMDINAEYGLIAEAFRYPEDYAWVEYRLNPEARWHDGTPISVEDLVWTFNKLTEVNPSQAFYYRHVVEAQAVGERTVRFTFDAPGNRELPKIVGQMIILPKHWWTDTGANGEPRDIASTTLELPLGSGPYRLKAIEPGRFVVYERVKDYWAKDHPTRIGTNNFDEVRYDSYRDQTVLLQAFKADQYDFRMENSAKNWATGYDFPAVKDGRVVLETFPDKARGIMQAFVMNLRREPFDDLRVRQALNLVFDFETANKTVFFDQYKRIPSFFAGTELASSGLPEGQELEILESVRDLVPERVFTEPYENAVNGDPARLRDNMRQAVALLKNAGYELRGRQMVNVATGEPFEVEFVDNDPNSERYVLPYARNLERIGIKMTLRVVDTPQYVNRIRERDFDMTTLGWAQSLSPGNEQRDFWGSEAADRPQSRNYAGIKDPGVDALIEKVIFAADRDELVAATRALDRVLMAHSYVVPQWYIDVDRTARWNRFSHPETLPEYSHGFPSIWWWDAEKAAKAGRQG